A window from Bufo bufo chromosome 1, aBufBuf1.1, whole genome shotgun sequence encodes these proteins:
- the LOC120987931 gene encoding protein ALP1-like — protein MTRGVYSTLYQELRKHPVKFAEYLRVSVASFDDLSQRLRRQLRRKDTKFRRSVTPEERLMVTLRFLASGESFFSLHFQFRLGKSTISYIVKDTCRTIWNLLREEFLPHPTCQQWISIADKFYEVTQFPNCIGAVDGKHVRVLKPPRSGSSFFNYKKYFSVILMAIVDANYKFVAVDIGAFGRTNDSRVFKNSNMGRRLYSGSFGIPEPRPLPGTTNPALPFVLVGDEAFQMCGNLLKPYASRGLDYRKRVFNYRLTRARRMVECAFGILTAKWRIFTRAIQLKTDTVDDVIKACVVLHNYVLTKEPLPTEPLSLNPPGDHIETGPRSTVAVSRMRDQFAEYFISSAGSVLWQDEHI, from the exons ATGACACGAGGTGTTTATTCGACCCTTTATCAAGAACTCAGAAAACACCCTGTAAAATTTGCAGAATATCTCCGTGTAAGTGTCGCAAGCTTTGATGACCTTTCCCAACGTTTACGTCGCCAATTGAGACGGAAGGATACGAAATTTCGTCGAAGTGTAACTCCAGAAGAACGACTCATGGTCACTCTGCG ttttCTGGCTAGTGGTGAAAGTTTTTTCAGTCTTCATTTTCAGTTTCGACTAGGAAAATCTACAATATCTTACATTGTTAAAGATACCTGCCGGACAATTTGGAATCTTCTGCGTGAAGAATTTCTTCCCCATCCTACTTGCCAACAGTGGATCAGCATAGCCGACAAGTTTTATGAGGTGACACAGTTTCCCAATTGTAttggtgcagtggatgggaagcatGTGAGGGTCTTGAAGCCCCCACGTAGTGGATCCTCCTTTTTTAActataaaaagtatttttctgtgatcttaaTGGCAATTGTAGATGCAAATTACAAATTTGTGGCTGTTGATATTGGAGCTTTTGGACGAACAAATGACTCACGtgtttttaaaaattctaataTGGGAAGAAGGCTGTACTCCGGAAGCTTTGGTATACCAGAGCCCCGGCCTTTACCAGGTACTACAAACCCTGCTCTTCCATTTGTTCTAGTCGGAGATGAAGctttccaaatgtgtggaaatttACTGAAGCCATATGCCAGCCGTGGTCTAGACTATCGCAAAAGAGTGTTCAATTACAGACTGACTCGCGCAAGAAGAATGGTCGAGTGTGCTTTTGGCATATTGACTGCAAAATGGCGAATATTCACTCGTGCCATACAATTGAAAACAGATACTGTGGATGATGTCATAAAAGCATGTGTTGTGTTGCACAATTATGTACTGACCAAAGAGCCTTTGCCTACGGAGCCACTGTCATTAAATCCACCAGGAGATCACATAGAAACTGGCCCAAGATCAACAGTTGCTGTGAGTCGCATGCGCGATCAATTTGCAGAATATTTCATTTCTTCAGCTGGATCTGTGCTTTGGCAGGATGAACATATTTGA